The proteins below come from a single Parageobacillus thermoglucosidasius genomic window:
- the rbsD gene encoding D-ribose pyranase has translation MKKRGILNKDLSMLLASLGHTDTIVIADCGLPIPNGTDRIDLSLVKGFPPFLSVLDAVLEELEVEALTLAEEIKKDNPIMYENIQQRLSDVPMQFVPHEQLKEMTKSAKAVIRTGEATPYANIILRSGVNFS, from the coding sequence ATGAAAAAACGGGGTATTCTCAATAAAGACTTAAGTATGCTATTGGCTTCTCTCGGTCATACCGATACGATTGTCATCGCAGACTGCGGTCTGCCGATTCCGAATGGGACAGATCGTATTGATTTATCGCTAGTGAAGGGATTTCCGCCGTTTTTATCCGTGCTGGATGCGGTTTTAGAAGAATTAGAAGTGGAAGCGCTAACATTAGCGGAAGAAATCAAAAAGGACAATCCCATTATGTATGAAAACATCCAGCAAAGATTGAGCGATGTACCGATGCAATTTGTTCCACACGAACAGCTTAAAGAGATGACAAAATCCGCAAAAGCGGTCATTCGTACAGGAGAGGCGACGCCTTACGCTAATATTATTCTCCGCTCTGGCGTGAACTTTTCATAG
- the rbsK gene encoding ribokinase produces MTKPVITVVGSINMDLVTIASRFPSQGETILGEEFHLIPGGKGANQAVAAARLGAEVHMIGAVGTDPFGNELLRSLEREGVHIDNVKPVTHKGTGIASITISEQDNRIIVVPGANHALRPEDIDRYEEIIAKSDVCVLQLEIPLSVVERAVFLAKKHHVRVILNPAPAQPLPQKLIEQADFLTPNEHEREIIFEQVDVDVFADKVIVTEGARGVTIRKDGKQVHIPGFCVPVVDTTGAGDTFNGALAVALSKGMSLEDACRFANAAAALSVTKLGAQGGMPTEEEVKKFLQEKAGCSS; encoded by the coding sequence ATGACGAAACCGGTGATTACTGTTGTTGGAAGCATCAACATGGATCTTGTGACGATCGCTTCTCGTTTTCCATCGCAAGGAGAAACAATTTTAGGAGAGGAGTTTCATCTCATTCCTGGCGGAAAAGGAGCTAACCAAGCGGTGGCTGCCGCGCGGCTTGGCGCGGAGGTACATATGATTGGGGCCGTCGGAACGGATCCATTTGGAAACGAGCTTCTTCGCTCATTGGAGCGGGAAGGTGTTCATATCGATAATGTGAAACCGGTTACACATAAAGGCACTGGTATTGCTTCGATCACGATTTCGGAACAAGATAACCGGATTATTGTTGTGCCGGGAGCGAATCATGCGCTTCGCCCAGAAGACATTGACCGGTACGAAGAGATCATTGCCAAGAGCGATGTATGTGTACTGCAACTGGAAATTCCGCTTTCCGTTGTAGAAAGAGCCGTCTTTTTAGCGAAAAAACATCATGTGCGTGTCATTTTAAATCCAGCGCCAGCGCAGCCGTTGCCACAAAAACTCATCGAGCAGGCCGATTTTCTTACACCAAATGAACATGAGCGGGAGATTATTTTTGAGCAAGTGGATGTGGATGTGTTTGCTGATAAAGTGATTGTCACAGAGGGAGCACGCGGCGTGACGATTCGGAAAGATGGAAAACAGGTGCACATACCAGGCTTTTGCGTTCCGGTCGTGGACACGACAGGAGCAGGAGATACATTCAACGGTGCGTTGGCGGTCGCGTTAAGCAAAGGAATGAGTTTGGAAGATGCCTGTCGCTTTGCCAACGCTGCGGCGGCGCTATCGGTGACAAAACTTGGCGCGCAAGGCGGAATGCCGACGGAAGAGGAAGTAAAGAAATTTTTGCAGGAAAAGGCAGGGTGTTCATCATGA
- a CDS encoding LacI family DNA-binding transcriptional regulator, whose amino-acid sequence MATIRDVAKLAGVSVATVSRVLNQNGYVNEETEKRVRQAMKELNYKPSEVARALFKKTSKTIGLIVPDITNPFFPELVRAVEDVMNIYDYTVILCNSDEKTEKEKKYIEVLKQKYVDGIILTTNQLELEEVSEWNVPMVVLDRPLSHNYPSVIADNYGGARLATKHLYDIGCRKIAHIQGPSHVVNAMERFHGYRDEMMELGLWDERLVILGNYQLKKAKEAVIEALNKYDIDGIFAGNDAMAVGALKAVQQMGFRVPEDIAIIGYDGIPLTEMTTPELSTISQPIYDMGAIAARILIKQIEGKPLEKLHYVLPVELVVRQSTRRGE is encoded by the coding sequence ATGGCGACGATTAGAGATGTGGCAAAGTTGGCAGGTGTATCTGTAGCGACTGTTTCTCGCGTGTTAAATCAAAATGGTTATGTGAATGAAGAAACAGAAAAACGTGTGAGACAGGCGATGAAAGAGTTAAATTATAAGCCGAGTGAAGTGGCGCGAGCATTGTTTAAAAAAACATCGAAGACAATTGGGTTAATCGTGCCGGATATAACGAACCCGTTTTTTCCAGAGCTTGTTCGCGCAGTGGAAGATGTGATGAATATTTATGATTATACTGTCATTTTATGCAATTCTGACGAGAAAACAGAAAAAGAGAAAAAATACATAGAAGTGCTCAAGCAAAAATATGTGGATGGCATTATCTTAACGACCAATCAATTGGAGTTGGAGGAAGTATCGGAATGGAATGTTCCAATGGTAGTTCTAGACCGACCGCTAAGCCATAACTATCCCTCGGTCATTGCTGATAATTATGGCGGGGCTCGATTGGCAACTAAACATTTATATGACATTGGCTGCCGCAAAATTGCCCATATCCAGGGGCCTTCTCATGTTGTGAACGCGATGGAGCGTTTTCATGGTTATCGTGATGAAATGATGGAACTGGGTCTTTGGGATGAGAGGCTTGTTATACTCGGAAACTATCAGTTGAAGAAGGCGAAAGAAGCGGTAATCGAAGCGTTGAATAAATATGATATTGATGGCATTTTTGCTGGAAATGATGCAATGGCAGTGGGGGCGTTAAAAGCGGTTCAACAGATGGGGTTCCGTGTTCCGGAAGATATAGCTATTATAGGATACGACGGTATTCCGCTAACGGAAATGACGACGCCAGAGTTATCGACGATTTCTCAGCCGATTTATGATATGGGGGCAATTGCGGCGAGGATTTTAATAAAACAGATAGAGGGAAAACCGCTGGAAAAACTTCATTATGTGCTTCCTGTTGAACTAGTGGTACGACAATCGACGCGTAGGGGGGAATGA
- a CDS encoding DUF3870 domain-containing protein has translation MFENNTVYIIGDAKAPSNNPITQQYKAFFIGLVVNKENSMIVDADCSATIELTKSFVKSLLVGRSILDIDTVTKEIQTRYFGSSQKAFIVAFKNASLKYQNIVSSAASSVLSSRR, from the coding sequence ATGTTTGAGAATAATACTGTATATATCATCGGAGACGCAAAAGCGCCTTCAAACAATCCTATTACCCAGCAATATAAAGCATTTTTCATCGGATTAGTGGTCAATAAAGAAAACAGTATGATCGTTGATGCAGACTGTTCAGCGACGATTGAACTGACGAAGTCGTTTGTCAAAAGTTTACTTGTCGGCCGGTCGATATTGGATATTGACACAGTAACCAAAGAAATTCAAACTCGTTACTTTGGCTCTTCGCAAAAAGCGTTCATCGTCGCTTTTAAAAACGCCAGCTTAAAATATCAAAATATCGTTTCATCGGCTGCTTCATCTGTACTATCATCACGCAGATGA
- a CDS encoding DUF819 domain-containing protein, protein MIQDGVVYLSILLAYVALIAFAEQKSKSKLFKVVPGIIFIYVGGALMQTFGVFGKTNSIDNTYNTVRNVLLPAMLILMLLHCDLRKIIKMGPKILLTFFAASFTIIIGFTVTYLLLKEFYAKDTWKAFAALSSSWTGGSANMVILQKILDVPENIFGYALIMDTVNYSIWVMFMFWLVPFADRFNRWTKAKAIEVPVAADEVATTTENHQGKMGFTELIVLLGFSILLSTICTEIGNALPELGAVFNGTTWTIVFASVIGLLLAMTKAAKIPGANDVSKVMLYVIIALIASKADFSQLFQAPIYIISGFLILLIHALLMLIIAKVCKLDLFTMGVTSLANIGGVASTPILAGAYHQSLIPVGILTALLGNLLGTYYGLLTARILSSL, encoded by the coding sequence ATGATTCAAGACGGTGTTGTTTATTTAAGTATTTTGCTTGCTTACGTCGCACTCATTGCTTTTGCAGAACAAAAGTCCAAATCCAAACTTTTTAAAGTCGTCCCTGGCATTATTTTTATTTATGTCGGAGGCGCACTGATGCAAACATTTGGAGTTTTCGGGAAAACGAATTCGATCGACAATACGTACAATACCGTTAGAAACGTACTGCTTCCTGCCATGCTCATTCTTATGCTTCTGCATTGCGATTTGCGAAAGATCATCAAAATGGGGCCAAAAATTCTTCTCACTTTTTTTGCAGCATCTTTCACGATTATTATCGGGTTTACCGTCACGTATCTGTTACTTAAAGAATTCTATGCGAAAGATACGTGGAAGGCTTTTGCAGCACTCAGCTCCAGCTGGACAGGCGGATCGGCAAATATGGTCATTCTACAAAAAATTTTAGATGTTCCGGAAAACATTTTCGGCTACGCTTTAATCATGGACACCGTCAACTATTCTATTTGGGTTATGTTTATGTTTTGGCTTGTGCCGTTTGCTGACCGATTCAATCGCTGGACAAAAGCAAAAGCAATAGAAGTCCCGGTTGCTGCAGATGAAGTGGCAACAACAACCGAAAATCATCAAGGAAAAATGGGGTTTACCGAATTAATCGTCTTGCTTGGATTCAGCATTCTTTTATCGACGATTTGCACGGAAATCGGAAATGCTTTGCCCGAGTTGGGAGCCGTATTTAACGGAACAACGTGGACGATTGTATTCGCATCCGTTATCGGTTTATTACTGGCGATGACAAAGGCAGCGAAAATTCCTGGCGCCAACGACGTATCGAAAGTCATGCTTTATGTGATCATCGCGTTAATCGCATCGAAAGCAGACTTTTCTCAATTGTTCCAAGCTCCAATTTATATCATCTCTGGGTTCCTTATCCTTTTGATTCACGCATTATTAATGCTAATTATCGCAAAAGTATGCAAACTTGATTTATTTACAATGGGGGTAACCTCTTTGGCAAATATCGGCGGAGTAGCTTCGACTCCAATTCTTGCGGGCGCATATCATCAGTCGCTTATTCCTGTCGGCATATTGACAGCTTTGCTAGGCAATCTCCTTGGAACCTATTACGGGCTGCTCACCGCTCGTATTTTATCATCACTGTAA
- a CDS encoding dipeptide epimerase, whose translation MKIKDATIAVQSTPLIKPFKTALRTATQIESIVVKITLDNGMEGYGAAVPTEAITGETKQGIIGILENVLIPKIIGREIEEINKNDKDIQTSCIGNTSAKAALEMAMYDALCKLLNIPLYQLFGGKMNHHVNDMTISVNNVEEMVNDAKKVTEKGFSILKIKVGKEAEKDIERIERIYDEVGPNISLRIDANQGWTAKDAVKIIQSLEQLHLPIEFIEQPVSKHDIKGLQFIRERVNVPIMADESVFSARDALELIRHHAVDLINIKLMKTGGLREAYKIASLAEAAGIECMIGSMMEPTLSVLAAAHLAMAHPNITKVDLDAPLWINDDSSRSFFQESKINVPYLPGIGYVPSMPNH comes from the coding sequence ATGAAAATAAAAGACGCAACGATCGCCGTACAATCTACCCCATTGATAAAACCTTTCAAAACGGCATTGCGGACAGCTACACAAATAGAAAGCATCGTCGTAAAAATCACGCTGGATAACGGAATGGAAGGCTATGGGGCCGCCGTCCCGACCGAAGCCATCACAGGAGAAACAAAACAAGGAATCATAGGTATTTTAGAAAATGTTCTCATCCCCAAAATCATCGGTAGAGAAATTGAAGAAATCAATAAAAACGATAAAGATATCCAAACAAGCTGCATTGGGAATACAAGCGCAAAAGCGGCATTAGAAATGGCTATGTACGATGCGCTTTGCAAACTGCTAAACATTCCGCTTTATCAATTATTCGGAGGAAAGATGAACCATCATGTCAACGATATGACCATTAGCGTAAATAATGTAGAAGAAATGGTCAATGACGCAAAAAAAGTCACAGAGAAAGGTTTTTCGATTTTAAAAATTAAAGTAGGAAAAGAAGCCGAAAAAGATATCGAACGAATTGAACGAATTTATGATGAAGTAGGTCCAAACATTTCGCTTCGCATTGATGCCAATCAAGGATGGACAGCGAAAGATGCGGTGAAAATCATCCAATCGCTAGAACAACTTCATCTTCCGATTGAATTTATTGAACAGCCCGTTTCTAAACATGACATAAAAGGCCTCCAGTTTATCCGTGAACGAGTCAACGTACCAATTATGGCGGACGAAAGTGTATTCTCGGCGCGAGATGCACTAGAGCTGATCCGGCATCACGCTGTTGATTTAATCAATATTAAGCTGATGAAAACGGGCGGACTACGGGAAGCTTACAAGATTGCTAGTCTAGCGGAAGCGGCCGGTATCGAATGCATGATCGGAAGCATGATGGAGCCAACTCTTTCTGTATTGGCAGCAGCCCATTTAGCAATGGCCCATCCGAACATTACAAAAGTCGATTTAGATGCCCCTCTATGGATAAACGATGACAGCAGCCGTTCTTTCTTTCAAGAAAGTAAGATTAACGTTCCTTATTTACCAGGTATTGGTTATGTCCCTTCTATGCCCAATCATTGA
- a CDS encoding C40 family peptidase — protein sequence MKKWKWYLTAFLCFCMVFGFLLPANAKTDNDEAAYVDVSVATLWTEPNIARDIDSPSLSNPVDMWKWTKSMTYEEKLWLVGNLETQALYGMKVTILEKRGDWAKVVVHGQPTPRHPLGYPGWMPIRQLTKGKVFAPFQAKPFAQVTSPTAWLYKDPKGNHKFMEISFNTRLPVVHSTKNAVKVMTPSDGAKWLKKEDVQIFRTEADIPSPTGEDLVNTAKQFLGLPYLWAGTSGFGFDCSGFTHTIYKAHGITIPRDSSVQAQFGIPVPESELQPGDLLFFAYNNGKGRIHHVGMYIGNGKMIHSPNSSTTVRIDDYRAPGYGEEFAGARRYIQK from the coding sequence ATGAAAAAATGGAAATGGTACCTTACTGCATTCCTTTGCTTCTGCATGGTTTTTGGCTTTCTTTTACCAGCAAATGCCAAAACGGACAATGATGAAGCGGCTTATGTTGACGTCTCTGTCGCAACACTTTGGACAGAGCCGAACATTGCAAGAGACATTGACAGCCCATCACTATCCAACCCGGTTGATATGTGGAAATGGACAAAAAGCATGACATACGAAGAAAAACTTTGGTTAGTAGGAAATCTCGAAACGCAAGCGTTATACGGCATGAAAGTCACGATACTAGAAAAACGGGGAGATTGGGCTAAAGTTGTCGTACATGGCCAGCCGACTCCACGTCATCCGCTTGGATATCCCGGCTGGATGCCAATCCGCCAACTGACAAAAGGAAAGGTATTTGCACCATTTCAAGCGAAACCATTTGCCCAAGTCACTTCACCAACTGCATGGCTTTACAAAGATCCAAAAGGAAACCATAAATTTATGGAAATCAGCTTTAACACTCGCCTTCCTGTGGTTCACTCAACAAAAAACGCGGTCAAAGTGATGACACCGAGTGATGGTGCCAAATGGCTGAAAAAAGAGGATGTCCAAATTTTCCGAACGGAAGCAGACATTCCGTCACCAACTGGAGAAGACTTAGTAAATACCGCAAAACAGTTTTTAGGCTTGCCTTATTTATGGGCAGGAACATCCGGATTTGGGTTTGACTGCTCCGGTTTTACCCATACGATTTATAAAGCGCATGGCATCACCATTCCCCGCGATTCGTCCGTACAGGCGCAATTTGGTATACCTGTCCCGGAAAGCGAACTGCAACCTGGCGATCTTCTTTTCTTTGCGTACAATAACGGAAAAGGACGCATCCACCACGTCGGCATGTATATCGGCAACGGCAAAATGATCCACTCGCCAAACTCGAGCACAACCGTACGCATTGATGATTACCGCGCCCCAGGATATGGCGAGGAATTCGCCGGTGCAAGAAGGTATATCCAAAAATAA
- a CDS encoding sodium:solute symporter family protein — MNAALVIIFAFLLFSLYLGVQARKGKDMNLEQWTVGGRGFGTIFVFLLMAGEIYTTFTFLGGSGWAYGKGGPTFYIIAYGCLAYVLSYWMLPKVWKYAKEHKLMSQSDFFVSKYNSPLLGVLVSLVGVIALIPYLVLQLKGLGIIVSEASYGTISSTAAIWIGVLAVTVYVTISGIHGSAWTAVVKDIMILVVAIFLGLYLPFHYYGGIQPMFEAIEQAKPGFLALPDKGMSVSWFISTVLLTVLGFYMWPHTFGSIYSAKSANVFRKNAMILPIYQLVLLFVFFVGFAAILQIPHLEGSDADLALLRLSIQTFDPWVVGLIGAAGLLTAMVPGSMILMTASTLLAKNVYKVFSPSATDEQVAKLAKYLVPVIAFISLYFTFRGGNTIVALLLMGYSLVTQLFPSFVLSLMKNNFVTKQGAFAGIIAGVATVAYITLSGSSIGTLFPSLPQAVQDLNVGIIALIVNIVVTVVVSWIPTRSASFDTEKSAM, encoded by the coding sequence ATGAATGCGGCGCTAGTGATTATTTTCGCTTTTCTTTTGTTTTCCCTTTACTTAGGGGTGCAGGCGCGAAAAGGAAAAGATATGAACTTGGAACAGTGGACGGTCGGCGGCCGCGGTTTTGGCACGATCTTCGTCTTTCTCCTCATGGCCGGTGAAATTTATACGACATTTACCTTTTTGGGCGGAAGCGGATGGGCCTACGGCAAAGGCGGACCGACGTTTTACATTATCGCGTACGGCTGTTTGGCGTATGTGCTGTCATATTGGATGCTTCCGAAAGTATGGAAATATGCGAAAGAACATAAGTTGATGTCCCAGTCTGACTTTTTTGTCAGCAAGTACAACAGCCCGCTGTTAGGGGTGCTCGTTTCTCTAGTCGGTGTCATTGCGCTGATTCCGTATCTGGTGCTGCAGCTAAAGGGATTAGGCATTATCGTTTCTGAAGCCTCCTACGGCACGATTTCGTCGACGGCGGCGATTTGGATCGGCGTTCTTGCCGTTACAGTGTATGTGACGATTTCGGGTATTCATGGCTCAGCGTGGACAGCGGTAGTGAAAGATATCATGATTCTTGTTGTCGCGATCTTTTTAGGGCTTTATCTTCCATTCCATTATTACGGCGGGATTCAGCCGATGTTTGAGGCGATTGAACAAGCAAAACCGGGCTTTCTCGCTTTGCCGGACAAAGGCATGAGCGTATCTTGGTTTATTTCGACCGTACTGTTGACGGTGCTTGGCTTTTACATGTGGCCGCATACGTTCGGTTCGATTTATTCGGCGAAAAGCGCCAATGTTTTCCGGAAAAATGCGATGATTTTGCCAATTTATCAGTTAGTGCTGCTGTTTGTCTTTTTTGTCGGCTTTGCGGCGATCTTGCAAATTCCGCATTTGGAAGGTTCCGATGCCGATCTGGCATTATTGCGTTTGTCCATTCAGACGTTTGATCCTTGGGTCGTCGGGCTGATCGGTGCGGCCGGGTTGTTGACGGCGATGGTTCCAGGTTCGATGATTTTAATGACGGCGTCGACGCTGCTTGCGAAAAACGTTTATAAAGTGTTTTCTCCTTCCGCTACCGACGAGCAGGTTGCGAAACTCGCAAAATATCTCGTTCCTGTCATTGCCTTTATTTCGTTATATTTTACGTTCCGCGGCGGAAACACGATCGTTGCCTTGCTTCTGATGGGGTATAGCCTTGTGACGCAGCTGTTCCCGTCGTTTGTGCTCAGCTTGATGAAAAACAACTTTGTAACGAAACAGGGAGCGTTTGCCGGAATTATCGCTGGGGTTGCAACGGTGGCTTATATCACATTATCCGGCAGCAGCATCGGCACATTGTTTCCTTCCTTGCCGCAGGCCGTGCAAGATCTGAATGTCGGAATTATCGCATTGATTGTAAATATCGTTGTCACAGTGGTGGTGAGCTGGATTCCAACCCGTTCCGCCAGCTTCGATACGGAAAAAAGCGCGATGTAG
- a CDS encoding DUF3311 domain-containing protein: MKGIRWLMVLPFLGILGGIPFANKVTPYVLGMPFILFWLVAWVIMTSIIMAVVYRFDPDVREEERT, translated from the coding sequence ATGAAAGGAATTCGCTGGCTGATGGTGCTTCCGTTTCTTGGCATACTTGGCGGTATTCCATTTGCCAATAAAGTAACCCCATATGTGCTTGGCATGCCGTTTATTCTCTTTTGGCTTGTTGCTTGGGTGATTATGACTTCCATCATCATGGCGGTTGTCTACCGTTTTGATCCGGACGTGCGGGAGGAGGAGCGTACATGA